The following is a genomic window from Apodemus sylvaticus chromosome 10, mApoSyl1.1, whole genome shotgun sequence.
TTGGGTTGGGAGAAAGTTGCCTATCTGGGTTTCCCCAAGGGACATCTATTAAAAACTTTGGGGGTTTTTCTCAGACAAACCTGGTAAGGGCATGCTAACTGTGCTTCTTCCCATGTCTCTGCTGCTCCGCCTCAGATGCTCTCTTCCGATGGGCTTTTGGTGTAGGATGTTGGAGAACCAAGAACTGGAGGTAAGCGAAGTCTCCAGGTGGGTCAGAGCTGAGGGCCACTTAGGAGGAGGGGACACAGCCGGCAGCGCATCATCCGCAGGGCTTTCTCCCTATTAATCCTCCTGGTGTTTCTCATGGGCTCACATTAAAGCCAGGAGAAGGAAAGGTGTAGCAGTTGTGTGTGTGGAGAAGTGAGCCTCCATTTccactaactcttccattggtaGGAATGTACTAGAATGTAAGCTTTTGTTAAATGAAGGCTTTGGTAATCACCTAAGAAATGGGGCTCATGAGAACATTCCCATGCATCTCTCTCACTGTGCTTTCTTGTCTACCTTTCCCCATGCGCGTTAAACTCAGGGCCTTGGAGTGCTCGGCTCTAGAACTGAGCTGTACATTTATATTCCTAGCGCTCTTTCTCTTTATTGATTGAGAGAGTCTCACTGTATGAGACTAGCAGTGGACCCAGCTGACCTTCAACTTAATGGTAATCCTCCTACCTcatcctgagtgttgggattgcaggagGGAGCTGTTGTCCACAGCTcattattgattgattggttggttggttggttgagtgTCACCAAGATCCTCAGGTaaggccttgaacttttgactcacctgcctcagccttccaaggtAGGATTACCGGCCTGCACTATAATATTCTGGAGAACAGGGAATTTCATTTCTTGATTATGTTCTAGCTTAGCACAGTGCCTGACATGCGCTGGTGCTCAGAAAGTGCTTGTTGAACGAATGGAGAAATGACTGAAAGTTGGTACTAAGAAATgttggtgggggctggagagatggctcaatggttaagagcattgactgctcttctgaaggttctgagttcaaatcccagcaaccacatggtggttcacaatcatctgtaacgagatctgatgccctcttctggagtgtctgaagacagtgacaatgtacttaataaataaatctttaaaaaaaaaaaaagaaaaaagaaacgttGGTGACTGCTGTGTGGTCAGAGCTGTCTtgctagctgggtgtggtgcctCATTGATCTCAACTCTGAGGAGGCGGACGGGCTTGAATTGCCACATGGTGAAGGGAGTTAGTCCACCTAGTGAGCTCCTGCCAGCCAGGACTCCAgagcaaaaaccaaacaacattcTGTCTGTATGGCTGAGCTGAACTGAAGGtgaaggaactttttttttttttccgaacCTGCAGGAGGTGATCACAGTGCGAGTCCAGGACCCCAGGGTGCAGAATGAAGGCTCCTGGAACTCTTACGTGGATTATAAGATATTTCTCCATGTGAGTCAGGCTTTGTGATGGGGTCAGCTGCAGGGCTGTGGGCTGTGCTGAGGTAGAAATGATTTGTGGGTGTTCCTGACAGCCCAAGACAGAAGATTTACAAGAAGGAGTAGGGAGAGgaagagcttgaggaaaagaGAATCCTTTCAGGCTGCCTGGTGGCATCTTGGTCTGGGACCCACTAGCCTGATTATCTGTCCCCTTaatgagggtggtggtggtggtgaactCATGTGGGAGTAAGGTTTTTCCCATTTAAACCCCTCTTCCGGACTTTCTCCCATAGACGAACAGCAAGGCCTTTACTGCCAAGACCTCCTGCGTGCGACGGCGCTACCGTGAGTTTGTGTGGCTGAGGAAGCAGCTACAGAGGAACGCCGGTTTGGTGTGAGtttctcttgtgccttctcagGTCTGAATGGATTTGGGGGTGATTACAAGGGAGCTAGAGCTCAGAGGGAGAAGAACTTAGAGCGTGCCAGGCCGACGAGCTTGAGAAATGCTTGGACTCAGGTGTTTAGGTCAGGGAAAGGAAGCCTGCAGTTCTCCCTCCGTTCATGCCGTTTGATCTAACAAAACCATATGAACGGAAAAAAGTGAACACACatcctcccctcttcccacataacaattaaaaaaaaaaagttctgtgtgctctgtaacagaagctgagaaCATGCAACAGTAACTTGCCACAACTTACCTCATTTTTAGAAATTTCTGGGGCTGGAGTAAGTactcttttggtttggtttagttttgttttctgagatagagCCTGTGTGTGGCTCCAGCCTGGCCTCAGATGCCCCATCTTCTTGCCCGAGCCTGCAGGGTAGCTGAGATGATAAGTAGTGTATGTGACGTGGAGGAGTTGGCATTCCTATGAAAGGATGCAGCAGCCTGCGTTCTACCGTGTAGAGCTGGTGCTGGGGAGGTGGGTGTTGGTAAAATGGTTGTCATGACGCAtgagctgagcccaggtccttAGCCCCCAGTGCTGAGAGACAAGAGATGGGAAATCCTAGGGGCTTGGTAACCAGCTAGGCTAGCTAACTGGTGAGTTCAGGGTTCGGGGAGAGAGTCAGTTTCAGCAAATGAAGTGATGGTGATTGGGGGTAGACACCCTGTATCAACCCTGGGCTTCCACCCGTATGTTTATACACATGCTCACCCATaccattgcccccccccccattgctcCCCTACACCAATGCAGAGCACAAAGGCAGGAGAGCTGGGTGTAGTGGAGCAGGCCTGAATTCCTCCCATGtaggaagcagagtcaggaggattacTGCACATTCTAGGCCAACCAGGGTGATAGCATATTGAGGCACGTCTCACAAAGGCcccaaaggggctggagagatggctctgtagttaggagcacttgatgctcttacAAAAGAGATTGTTTGGTCAATCTACATCAGATTGCCCACAACTGCCTGTGATTACAGTTCCAGGAGATTggttctcttctggcttctatgaaTACCATATATACATGGTGCACTGAACATCCAGTGtggatacataaataaaaactaagataTTAAGAACTCCCCCCCAACCTCCAATAAAAATGAACTAGAAAAGCAAGTGATGCTGGAAGTGGGCACACTAGGTGTAATGCCGTGATGCGGGGTGTGGGCACACTAGGTGTAATGCCGTGATGCGGGATGTGGGCACACTAGGTGGAGTGCCACAGCAGCATGGGTTTGGAATCCTAGACCTGGGTGCTAGCTTAGTTGTGTGACACTGGAGTTTCatgtcccctttctggtttcctaaAAGGAGGAAAGCTTTCCTCGTGGTTTTTAGGAGGATTTAATGCCATGTTTGTGGACATTTAATGCAAAGTGCCTGCCACAGAGCACACCATCAGTGTTAGCTCTGTCAAGCCCCTTTACCAAAAGACACCGATATTAACTGACCTGCTTTCTCAGGGATTCTTTTGGATGGGGTTGGGGTGATATTTCATTTACCTTGGGTGTCACGCTACGATTCCACAGGCCTGTTCCGGAACTTCCTGGGAAGTCCACTTTCTTTGGTGGCTCTGATGAGTTCATTGAGAAGCGACGTCAAGGTCTCCAGCATTTCCTGGAAAAGTGAGTGGACATCGGGACAGCCCACCATTGTGGAGGCGGGGCCACCAAGTTTTACTTGTGCCCTCCAGCCTCCAGTGCCTGATGAAGCcagctggagggggaggggtgggcagaGGGGGAGAGGATGCTAGTTACTTGTCCTGTGGTGTCCTCTCTGTTGCTGTAGGGTCCTGCAGAGCGTGGTTCTTCTGTCAGACAGTCAGTTGCATCTCTTCCTCCAAAGCCAGCTCTCAGTGCCCGAGATCGAAGCCTGTGTCCAGGGCCGGGGTGCAATGACGGTGTCTGATGCCATTCTTTCCTATGCGATGTCGAACTGTGGCTGGGCCcaggaggagaggcagagcaCCTCTCACCTGGCTAAAGGAGACCAACTCAACAGGTAGGAGCTGTTAGGTGCCCAGTGACACAGGACACCCATGGGCATGCCCATGTGTTGGGAAAGAAATGTCACAGTGTTGGTAACCTTGGAAAGGCCTGGTTCTCTTTCTTGAATGGGAAACTAGAGGTCCTGTTGAAactgagggagaaagaaggggaagactTCCTTggctggcttttttctttttgtttaaggcAGATTCTTACACTGGCCCatcctggcctggagctcactgccaGGCATCCCATGCCAGGCTTCCTCTATtggtgatctttctgcctcagactTGAGCTCAGGGATCTAGGTGTCTAAATAACACTCTATTTTAGATCACCCcttgctccctccttccctccctccatccctcccttcccttgCTTCCTTGATAGGCTCTcatgtgtagccccagctgtatAGACCTACTATGTAGGctacttgctctgtagaccagactggtttcaaactaacagagatctgtctgcttcctgagtgctgggattaaaggtatataccaccatagcaggctctttttaaaaatgaatgaatgaatggttgtGGTTCTGGGGCTTCACCTGTTCTGCCCCAGCCCTGTCTTTAGCTCTTGGACCATGCTTCTGTTCTAAATGAAGAGACGTCCATCAGTGAGCAGCGGCTCTTCGTTGCCCCTGGTAACCATAGTGTACTTCCTGACTGGATCTGCCTGTCCTtgacatttcacacacacagtTGTACGGCAGGTGGCTTGGTGTATTCAGCATaacactttactttttttttttttccaagacagggtttctctgtgtagccctggctgtcctagaactcactctgtagaccaggctggcctcgaactcagaaatctgcctgcctctgcctcccaagtgctgggattacaggcgtgcgccaccaccacctgctgctttaaatatttttttaaattttattttgtcaagtgtgtatgtttgcatatgtgtagTCATGGCATATATGTGGGGATCAGAAGACAATTTGTTGGTCAGTTCTCTCTTCTgccatatgggtcctggggattgaagtcAGTCATTAGGCTTGGTAGTGGGGGCtttctgcccactgagccattctcTCTACTCCAGCGCATCTCCatacatcatttatttttatggctgAATACTTCTGTGAATGGTCATGGGACCTCTTCATCTACTTTGCCTGTCTCTCCATTTTTATCATGTAGTCACgcctgtctttcctttcctctctctttcttcccagttGCTGCTTTCTTCCAAGATCAGGGAGGAGGAACTCCCCTTCACCACCTCTCAGTGAAGAGAAGGAGCACTTAGAAACGTGGGCTCCAGTGATCGACTCTGAGGGCCCATCCTTAGAAAGCCCCATGCTGCCCCCCAGCTCCTCGCCAGCCCGCTGTGAACCTGCAAGACCCGATGAAGGACGCTCTGTGGCCCAGCCTGTGAAATGGGCTGTGGCAGCGGACCATACTGTGCCTTCGGATCCTGGTCAGACAGACACAGTGTGGGGAAAGTGAGCTGTGGCTGATCTTATTCTCCTGGATGGTGGGGAAGATGCCACGGTCACATTCAGGTGGCATTGGGGGCAGGGCAGGTGTCGGGAAAGCTGGGTCGTTAAACAACTTCCATTCAAATCTACTCAGGTTTGTTATGCAGAGGTTGTGGCTGCCTGTTATATCTCCTCCATGGGAATAAATGCCACACTGGTGTTTGTGCGTTACGCACAGGGCCCAGAAGGTGTTGGTTTTAAATAGAACTGTATTTACTTTCCCAGGAAGTGAGTTTCTTCAGGTGTTTGTTTAAAGAGAACTGTCACAGCTGAATGTTTGGGGAACCCCTTGGCAGATTTTTAGCTGCCATGTTGAACATTGTCCCAACAGAAAGTTTCTGTCGTTCTCTTCCCTTTGTGGCAGGCTTCGGTTTTCGCTCCAAGCCCTGGAGCATTTTGGTTCTGGGAGGCTGATCTCTTTCCTGCCTCCTTGTGTGGACAGAGTGGTGAAGACGTATTCCCCACCTTCTTGCCTTCCAGTAGATGGCCATGGTGTGACTATTTGCTGAGGTTTCCAGCATCTTCCAGGACCTTGCCAGGTTGAGTGGGGCCTGAGAGCTTTTAGGCAGTTAAAGCCTATCCAGGCAAAGTGGCCACGGCACTTTTGGGAAAGGCACAGGTCGGAGGTGTGGCTTTGGCAGAGGCCGCTCTAGGCTGCCCATCTTTTGCTTATAAAGCAGAGCTAGTGTTTCTGCAGGGTGAAGGTGGGCTCCCTTCTTTTTTAGATCCCTTTCCTCTCTTAATAACAACTCCTTACCTCCAGGGCTTTGGCTGCCTGGGCCTACTGCTGCTTTTTTGTTAGTGGGGCGCACAGGCTCTGCTTCAGCCTGGAAGTGAGGGCTCTGGGGATGGAGGTGAGGAGGCAGAAGCTGTCCTTCAGATGGGCGTGCAGCTTGGGTGGGCTGGGCTcaccttgctgctgctgctgtgctctCGGgtttgtgtgtctttctctccctctggctGTCCACCCCGGCTGTGGTACTACTGGCCTGCATTGTGGGATTGTCATGGCATTTAGTTCAGAGTTGAGGGGCTTTGGCCTGAAATAAAATGCAAGTATTTAAGACTGTTGTTGCAATTTGTGTCTAACAAGCTGTAGCAGGGAAGGTGGGAGTGAGAGCTGGCGGGAGTTACTTTCATAAATCATGAATTTATCAGCGTGGAAATAACACCGTAGAACTGTGCGCTGGAGCTCTCCTGCATTGTGTGTGAGACTCAGGTTCGCCGCTGCAGGAGGGACGGTTTTCCAGAGAGCTAGGATGCGGCTCTTCTCAGATCTGGGCATGAACCTTGTTAGGTATAATTTACCTGATGCTGCTTCCGTCTTCGAAGCCTGTCTGAGGTGCCAGGTgctaaaagagaaataaagtttGTCAACAGGCAGATGCAAAGCCTGGGCTGCAGTTCATCCCTCCTTCCAGCCGCCTCCCCTGGGTCTCTCCTTTATATGGTGCATCAGAGCGAAGCGAGGATAGAAAACCTGCAGAGGCAAATCCAAAATGTCAAAAGAAGTTCatttaaaagggggaaaaaaaactccGTACACAACCCTCACAAAACCCGACAGATGCTAGGCTAATGGCATCCACTCTGCCGATTGGTGGGGATGGCTCATGAATATTAATGAGTCCAATGCTCCAAATGGTGCAGCTGTGAACCCAGCTGTGCCTGAAGCTCTCTGATCTCAAAACTTCCAGACAGGAGCCGGAGGTGGTCTGTGTCAATTCCCTACTCAGCCAAAAAACAGCAAGCTGGGTtggcctcctcctctcctctcctctcttcctggaGTTGGCGCTAGGCAGCCAGCTCTTGCCAGCAGGCCTGGCTGCTGGGACAGCAGGCACTCTTCAGACATGGCTGTGGTTTCTCAGACTCCCAGCTTTTTTAATGATCCATTAGCAGCAGTGCATACAACAGCACCTCAGTTAATGTGAGGCCAGGCGCCTTCTCATCTTAGTCTTGTGCTGAGTTAGGTATTGGCTGGAGAAGATGTCCGAAGGAGAGAGCTTTCCTAATAGCATGGGCCCACTTACCAGAAAAACAGCAGCATCGGTGAAAATTCCTTTTCATCCAGGCAGTGCCAGAGTCCTTCCGCATTTTTCTCTGCCCAGTGTGTGTCGAAGTCCAGCTACCCCAGCTGGATGGCTTCTGTGTGAGAGATGAGTTGCTAGCTGTGGGGAGTGGCCCACTGAGTTGTATGGAGGAATCaaagtactttttattttgatcTGAGCTCTGAGGCAAATTTGGTGCCTGCTTTAGTCACAGCTACTTCTGTGACCCAAGTCTAGTCAGCTCCCTAATTTGTGCTGTGATCAGTAGGGGACTGGTGAGGACTGAGAGGAAGGTTATTTCAGATGGGGGTTGGGGTGAAAGAAGGAAAGTTCTGATGTCAAAACAGTTTGGTATAAGCTGTTTGATTTGATAGGAGTCAGCAGGGTAGGTGAGCGTCATACTCCATTTCTCCCTGAGGAAGCTGGGCTGAGTAAGACTTGTTAAAAGGCAGTTTTAAAATGGCTGGTCAGGGCCTGGAGGTTgtgtcatttttatattctgtGTGTCTGATCTTTGTCGGAGGTACTTTGAAGTCTATATTACAAAggtgtagtggtacacacctataattccagcacttgggtgtttcaggctagcctaggctacaaggGGTCTTCCAGGGCATCCTGGGCTATAGTAAGAAAGTGAACAACAGTAAACAAATCTCACGCAGTCAGTTTGCTGGATGCTAAGGCCTTAGATCCCCCACTACTGAGTCCTACACGACTCCTACCTAGCTTTGCTCAGAGGCACCATCTCATACCAGGTCGGATTAAATTAGCtctgtctttgtgtttgtttgtatacCACATCTCTTGCTTAATATTCTAAACAGAGTAGGGGGACTCCAAATGGATCACAAGATGCAGGGGTCATCAAAAGTAGAAACAGGATCTGAGCGTCCCCTGGCCTGATTCACCAAGGCTGTAGGAACTGGAGCACCTGGCCTTTGTGGATGTGAGAGGAGCACTGCAGAGGCTCTGGGAAGTCAGAGCCACTTCCTTCTTCACGTGTGGGCAGTGGGCAGTGACCGTAAGCCTGAGGGCAGCCTCTGCCAGGAGGCAGTCGTTCCTGTGGAGCCTGGCTCACAGGAACCTTTGGACTACAGATAAACACCCTGCCCCCAGTCTCTTTACCGCCATACTTCCTGAAAGGTTTCCACAGCTCACTTTGAAAGCTACCCCACCTCCCCAAGCTCTTGTGTAAAGGAACTGTTTTGGAAATGGCTGTAGAGACTCAAGTGTGCTTTGGCCCTTCCCACAGAGTCTTGATATAGGAGAGATGGTGTCttggggggagagagacagcCCAGCCTTGGTTGTGACTAGATGTAGAGGGGGAAGCTGGTGACCTCGAATCTCTCCATGCCATCACCTGCTCCGTCCACAGGCAACCTCCACTTGAAATGCTAGCCCTGTACCCCGTACTTCGACTCAGCAAGCAAGAACTACGTGGTGGTAAGAAATGACTGGAAAGTTGGTGAGGGGTTTCCCTCTCGAGAGCTTCTGTGATCTTCAGATTATGGGAAACCACCAACTAGAAGTTCAAGTCTTTCCTGCCCTTTGGCTAACTAACCCCCTTTTCTCTCGTTCTATCAATCCAAAGGCGCCAGCGTGTCGGTTCTTCCCATAAATATAATAAGCTTGTGTGTCTCTTCCCTTAGTGGCTGTGATAGTAGGAGAATCCTGACCCAACAGCAAGCCTGAC
Proteins encoded in this region:
- the Snx11 gene encoding sorting nexin-11; this translates as MGFWCRMLENQELEEVITVRVQDPRVQNEGSWNSYVDYKIFLHTNSKAFTAKTSCVRRRYREFVWLRKQLQRNAGLVPVPELPGKSTFFGGSDEFIEKRRQGLQHFLEKVLQSVVLLSDSQLHLFLQSQLSVPEIEACVQGRGAMTVSDAILSYAMSNCGWAQEERQSTSHLAKGDQLNSCCFLPRSGRRNSPSPPLSEEKEHLETWAPVIDSEGPSLESPMLPPSSSPARCEPARPDEGRSVAQPVKWAVAADHTVPSDPGQTDTVWGK